One window of Salvelinus fontinalis isolate EN_2023a chromosome 19, ASM2944872v1, whole genome shotgun sequence genomic DNA carries:
- the LOC129817050 gene encoding trace amine-associated receptor 13c-like: MEKKEDVHYCFQDGNSSCRKALLSTSIYITLYIFFSLISAVTVFLNVLVIISISHFKQLHTPTNLLILSLAVSDLLVGLIVIPVMSIAIMESCWGFGEYFCAFHFYLTFLCTSLSLGNLVLISIDRYVAVCDPLLYHSKITITGTICCISITWCCCIIYDAVVIKNFVNVHVPSRCLTECVIVEGITWVNIIDFVITTVVPCSIIITLYMNIFVVARSQARKVFSKEAASVSGVKTVQANKSERKAAKTLAIVVFTYFICWIPSLFIYFFSSVLGDHLISYFTSYLALVNSLINPIIYAFFYPWFKVTAKLILTLKIRRL; the protein is encoded by the coding sequence ATGGAGAAAAAGGAAGATGTTCATTACTGTTTTCAAGACGGAAACTCTTCTTGCAGAAAGGCTTTGCTATCGACATCTAtctacataacactgtacatctTCTTCTCATTGATTTCAGCGGTTACAGTATTTTTGAACGTACTGGTGatcatctccatctctcacttcAAGCAGCTCCACACTCCAACCAACCTGCtcatcctctctctggctgtgtcaGATCTCCTGGTGGGACTGATTGTGATACCAGTAATGAGTATAGCAATAATGGAATCATGCTGGGGTTTTGGGGAATATTTCTGTGCGTTTCATTTCTACCTTACTTTTTTATGTACTTCTTTATCTCTGGGTAATTTGGTCTTGATATCTATTGACCGctatgttgctgtgtgtgatcccttattgtaccactctaaaataacaataacaggaACTATCTGTTGTATATCCATTACCTGGTGTTGTTGTATCATATACGATGCTGTTGTAATAAAAAACTTTGTAAATGTGCATGTACCCAGTAGGTGTTTGACAGAATGTGTTATTGTTGAAGGAATAACATGGGTTAATATCATTGACTTTGTAATTACAACGGTTGTCCCTTGCTCTATTATTATAACACTTTATATGAACATCTTTGTGGTGGCCAGATCACAGGCCAGAAAGGTATTTTCTAAAGAGGCTGCCAGTGTGTCTGGTGTTAAAACTGTACAGGCTAATAAGTCTGAGAGAAAAGCAGCAAAAACTCTAGCTATTGTTGTTTTCACCTATTTCATTTGTTGGATTCCATCtctatttatttactttttttcttCAGTTTTAGGTGATCATTTAATATCATATTTCACCAGTTATTTGGCACTTGTTAATTCCTTAATTAATCCAATAATTTATGCTTTCTTTTATCCATGGTTCAAAGTGACAGCTAAACTTATTTTAACTTTGAAGATAAGACGTTTATAG
- the LOC129816729 gene encoding trace amine-associated receptor 13c-like, whose protein sequence is MEKKEDVLYCFQDGNSSCRKALLSTSTYITLYIFFSLISAVTVFLNVLVIISISHFKQLHTPTNLLILSLAVSDLLVGLVVIPVMTVAIMEPCWGFGEYFCVFHAYIACLCTSLSLGNLVLISIDRYVAVCDPLLYHSKITITRIMCCISITWCCCIIYRAANIKNIANVQVPSRCLKECFIVEGSIWGNIIDLLFTMVVPCSIIITIYMKIFVVARSQARKVFSKEAVSVSGVKTVQANKSERKAAKTLAIVVFNYFICWIPTLFILLFLSFLSDNLSVFIRFLPLVNSLINPIIYAFFYPWFKVTAKHILTLKFL, encoded by the coding sequence ATGGAGAAAAAGGAAGATGTTCTTTACTGTTTTCAAGACGGAAACTCTTCTTGCAGAAAGGCTTTGCTATCGACATCTAcctacataacactgtacatctTCTTTTCATTGATTTCAGCGGTTACAGTATTTTTGAACGTACTGGTGatcatctccatctctcacttcAAGCAGCTCCACACTCCAACCAACCTGCtcatcctctctctggctgtgtcaGATctcctggtgggactggttgtgATACCAGTAATGACTGTAGCAATAATGGAACCATGCTGGGGTTTTGGggaatatttctgtgtgtttcatGCCTACATTGCTTGTTTATGTACTTCTTTATCTCTGGGCAATTTGGTCTTGATATCTATTGACCGctatgttgctgtgtgtgatcccttattgtaccactctaaaataacaataacaagaatTATGTGTTGTATATCCATTACCTGGTGTTGTTGTATCATATACCGTGCTGCTAATATAAAAAACATTGCAAATGTACAGGTACCCAGTAGGTGTTTGAAAGAATGTTTTATTGTTGAAGGGTCAATCTGGGGTAATATAATTGACCTTCTATTTACAATGGTTGTCCCGTGctctattattataactatttatATGAAAATCTTTGTGGTGGCCAGATCACAGGCCAGAAAGGTATTTTCTAAAGAGGCTGTCAGTGTGTCTGGTGTTAAAACTGTACAGGCAAATAAGTCTGAGAGAAAAGCAGCAAAAACTCTAGCTATTGTTGTTTTCAACTATTTCATTTGTTGGATTCCAACactatttatattattatttttgtctTTTTTAAGTGACAATTTATCAGTATTCATCCGTTTTCTGCCACTTGTTAATTCCTTAATAAATCCAATAATTTATGCTTTCTTTTATCCATGGTTCAAAGTGACAGCTAAACATATTTTAACTCTGAAGTTCCTATAA